From Synechococcales cyanobacterium T60_A2020_003, a single genomic window includes:
- a CDS encoding glutamine--fructose-6-phosphate aminotransferase, with protein MCGIVGYIGTQPASGILLDGLRKLEYRGYDSAGIATVFEDAIQCIRAKGKLQNLQQKLEGLENPA; from the coding sequence ATGTGTGGAATTGTCGGCTATATTGGCACTCAACCTGCAAGCGGCATCTTGCTAGACGGGTTGCGGAAGTTGGAATATCGGGGATACGACTCGGCGGGTATCGCCACGGTATTTGAAGACGCAATCCAGTGCATTCGGGCAAAAGGCAAACTGCAAAACTTGCAGCAAAAGCTAGAAGGATTGGAGAATCCAGCGC